The nucleotide sequence ATGTTAATGACCAAATGACATAAACTATTCCAGAGCATAAAATGGCAAATAATGTTATATTTTGTAGCGTTTCATATCCCGCACCTTCATTTTTATAAATTAAAATTTTTGATTCATTAGGTAGTAGTAAAAAGTTGCTTATTGAAAAATAACATAGAATTACGGGTAAAAAGTGCAATGAATTGATTTTCCAATTTTTAGATTGATTCGTTACTGCTGCAGTATATAAAAATAAAAAAGGACCGTGTATTAGAGGCAGTGGAATACTCAGTCCTAATGTATAAGGGTATATGATATATTTTCCGCTGAAAAAGATGTAAAATAACAAAAGGTGTAGTCCAATACTTATCAACCAAAAAAATAAAATTTTGTCAGCGATAGTTTTGTGACTTTTACTCAGTAAAATAAATGCTAGAAAAAAAGTAATAACAACACCAGTAAGATAAAGCATACCAAATAATAGTTTTTTAAATTCAAAAATAATCTTTTAAATTCAAAATGATATAATTTATTAACTTATTTAGCTATTTTTAAATTTACTAATGATGAGTGTTTTTCTTTTAGTATTTTCATATCCTCACTAACTTTCCTATCCAAAACTTTCGCATAATGCTGCGTGGTTCTCAAATTTTTATGACCAAGCATTTTGCTTACACTTTCTATTGGGACTCCGTTTGTAAGGGTTACAGTCGTAGCAAAAGTATGTCGGGCAATGTGGAAGGTTAACTCTTTTTCTATCTCACAAATAGCTGCTATTTCTTTTAAATAGGCATTCATTTTCTGATTACTCAAAATGGGAAGTAGTTTCTCTTGATTATTGTTTTGTGGATGGTTTTCGTATTTATCAATTATCATTTGTGTTACCGGAAGGATTGGGATTTTAGAAGCACTTTCCGTTTTTTGTCTATGTGTAAATATCCATTTCTCACCATCAATGCCTAAACTTATATGTGACTTAGTTAAGTTTTTGACATCGATGTATGCCAAACCAGTAAAGCAGCTGAAAAGGAAGATATCGCGTACTAATGACAATCTTTCTGTTTTGAAATCTTTATTAATGATACTTTGAATTTCATCTTCAGATAAATAAACACGCTCGACTTCTTTTACTTTAGACTTATAATTGGCAAATGGATTTTTCTCTAGCCAGTCATTGGCCAGACAAAGTTTGATTATTTTATTGAAGTTCTTGATGTATTTTACTGCGGTATTGTTAGCACAGTTCCGAACGCTTCTTAGCCAGAATTCATAATCGGTTATAAAAGCATGATCAATCTTTGTAATGTCTATATCTGAGATTTGGTATTTCCATTGCAAGAACTCTTTGGTATGTTTCAAAGAAGTGTTGTAACGTTCTAAAGTTCCTGGGGCGTATTCTTTGCCAACCAATTCTTTAATCTTGTTGTTATGGTCTTGGAAGATGGGGATTAGCATTCGCTTGGTTTCACCTGCTCCAAACAATTCATTCTTCAAATTTTCAGACGTAATTTGAATGTCTTTTTTGAATAGTCGTTTTTCGGCTTCTAATACTTGATTTTTCAAATAGTCGAGATGGCTATTTATTGTTCTTGCTTCTTCATTTGTACCCTTGACTTTAGAGCCTTCTCCTGACCATCTATCAGGTTTTATATACTTGCTTGTACTAAACTCAAATCTTTTGGCTTGAATTGTTACTCTTGTGTAAATAGGGCATACGCCTTCATTGTTGGTTTTTGATCTCTTTATGTAAAAGAGAATTGAGACAGTTGTGTTCATAAGTGGTAACCTTTTAGTTATTATGAAATTTAAATTTTCTAATAATTACAGTCAAGATGTACATATTATGAATATGTTGTTGAACACCTTACTGTACTGGTGATTTTCTGTGAGAGGTGTCACTTAAATTATTATAATTTAGTGACACCTCGAAAGACACCAAAACTTTG is from Flavobacterium sp. NG2 and encodes:
- a CDS encoding site-specific integrase produces the protein MNTTVSILFYIKRSKTNNEGVCPIYTRVTIQAKRFEFSTSKYIKPDRWSGEGSKVKGTNEEARTINSHLDYLKNQVLEAEKRLFKKDIQITSENLKNELFGAGETKRMLIPIFQDHNNKIKELVGKEYAPGTLERYNTSLKHTKEFLQWKYQISDIDITKIDHAFITDYEFWLRSVRNCANNTAVKYIKNFNKIIKLCLANDWLEKNPFANYKSKVKEVERVYLSEDEIQSIINKDFKTERLSLVRDIFLFSCFTGLAYIDVKNLTKSHISLGIDGEKWIFTHRQKTESASKIPILPVTQMIIDKYENHPQNNNQEKLLPILSNQKMNAYLKEIAAICEIEKELTFHIARHTFATTVTLTNGVPIESVSKMLGHKNLRTTQHYAKVLDRKVSEDMKILKEKHSSLVNLKIAK